CGGCGTGGTGCCGGCGACTGGAAGACATGGCATACTACTTCTATCGGCGCCAGGAGGAGCGCAACGCCAGGCTGGCCCTGGCGGCCGCCCTGGCGCTGGGCGGAGGTCAGGACAGGCCCGCGGGGGAGGCGACCGACCATCCCTTTCTGCTTGCCCTGGCGGAAAAGACTCTGCGCGAGTGGCGCCAGCAGAAGGAAGCGGGGGAGGAAGGGGCGCGCATCGTCGTCCCCGGGAGGTGAGGTCGTGGCCGGGGAGGGAAAAGTCCTGTTCGTGTGCGCCGGAAACACCTGTCGCAGTCCCATGGCGGCGGCACTGTTCCGGCGTCTCATCGACGAGGAGTGGTCCGACCAGCTGGGGAAGCTCCAGGTGCTGTCGGCAGGGATATGTGCTCAGGAAGGGGACGCCGCTTCCCCCCAGGCCGTTTCCGTGATGGCCCGGCGGGGGCTGGATTTGACCTCCCATCGGGCCCGCAGGCTGCAGCCGGAGATGGTGCGGGAGGCAACCTGGGTACTCACCATGACCGGCGCGCAGCGGTACGAGCTGCTCAGGATGGTGCCGGAGGCGCGTGATCGCGTCTTCGTCCTGAAGTACTTCCCCCCCGGGGAAGACGAGCCCGGCCCCCAACACGATGTGGGCGACCCGGTGAGGAGGCCGGAAGAGGTTTACGAGGAGGTGGCCCGCGAGCTGGAACAGGCGCTGCGCCGGGTGGCCGGCTACCTGGCCGAGCAGGACTGCTGAAGCGGGAGTCCTTCGGGAGGCAAGGTGAGATCTTTGCGGGTGGCGGTCGGTGCTGACCACGGTGGGTTTCCCCTCAAGGGGATTCTGATTGAGGCTCTGCGGGAAGAAGGCGCGGAAGTCCTGGACTTCGGGACCGACTCGCCGGCGGCGTGCGATTACCCCGACCTGGCCCTGCCCGTGGCCCGGGCGGTGGCGGGGGGAGACGCCGACTGGGGCCTTCTCATATGCGGCACGGGCATCGGCATGTCCATGGCGGCCAACAAGGTGCGGGGGGTGCGGGCCGCCCTCTGCCACGATCCCTACTCTGCCCGCATGGCCCGCGAGCACAACGATGCCAACGTGCTCTGCCTGGGAGCGCGGGTGATAGGGCCGGGACTGGCCCGGGAGGTCCTGGGAGCGTTCATGGCGGCCCGGTTCGCCGGCAGCAGGCACGCCCGCCGGGTGGACAAGATCCGGGCCCTGGAAGGGGGCCAGGTGGCCCCGCCCGACAGCGGGAAGACAACCCCGGAGGATAGCGGACGGGCAGGCCGGGAGGAAAGTGGGGGGCGGGCAGGTGAGTGAGGAAAGCACTCTGGGATGGGAAGCAATCCGGGACAGCGTGGCCCGGGCTACCCTGGAACTGATCGAGGTGGCGGGGTTCGAGCCCGGATCCCTGCTGGTGGTAGGGTGCAGCACCAGCGAGGTACTGGGGTACCGCATCGGCAAGGGCTCCAGCCTGGAGGTGGGCCGGGTAATCGCCGGCACCCTCCTGGAGATCCTTCATCCCCGTGGCATGTACCTGGCCGCCCAGGGTTGCGAGCACATAAATCGGTCCCTGGTGGTGGAAAAAGAGTATCAGGAGAGGCACCACCTGGAAGAGGTCACGGTGTGGCCGGTGCCGCGGGCGGGCGGGGCCTTCGCCAGCGCCGCCATCGACCTCTTCCGGCACCCGGTCATGGTGCGGGCGGTGCAGGCCCAGGCGGGCATGGATATCGGCCACACTCTCATCGGGATGCACATCAAGCCGGTGGCGGTCCCGGTGCGGCTGGACGTCACCCATGTGGGGAAGGCCTGTCTGGTGCTGGCGCGCAGCCGTCCTCCCCTGGTGGGAGGAGAACGGGCCGTCTACCGGCGGCCGGGCACACCTGTGCCCCCTCCCGACAAGTAGGCCGGCGGTGCGGAACCGGGCGGCCGGGAGCGGAGTCTGTTATGTTGAGCGGGAAGTGATCGGTTGAGGAAGGAAGGGGAAGCCCCCTCCGGCGCCGAAGATATGGCCGGCACCCCGGACAGGCCCCCGGCTGTGAGGGACAGGCTCCCGCAGCGCCCGAGCTGGGACGAATACTTTATGCAGGTGGCCCGGGTGGTGGCGGGGCGGTCTACCTGCCTGCGGCGGCAGGTAGGGGCGGTGATCGTGCGGGACAAGCGCATCCTGGCCACGGGGTATAACGGTGCCCCCACCGGTCTGCCGCACTGCCTGGACATCGGGTGCCTGCGGGACCAGGTAGGAGCCCTGTCGGGGGAGCGCCAGGAGATCTGCCGCGCCTCCCATGCCGAGCAGAATGCCCTGGTGCAGGCGGCCCGGTACGGTATCGCGGTGGAAGGGGGCACCCTGTACTGCACGACCTTTCCCTGCTCCATCTGCGCCAAGATGCTGGTCAACGCCGGCATCCGGCGGGTGGTTTACGAAGAGGAATACCGGGATCCCCTGGCCCGGGAGATCCTGGACCTGGCGGGAGTGGAAGTGGTGCAACTTGAAGGTCCCCGCCTGCGAGACGAAGACCGTAGCCCTGCCCCGGCTGAATAACCTGCGTCCCACCCTGGAATCCACCGCCCTCAAGCTCATGGAGGAAGCGGGGGAGCTGGGGGCGGCCATCGGCAAGCTGCGGGGGATGAACGGAGAGCAGGTGACGGCCGCCGGGCCGACGGTGTACCGTGCCATCTGCCGGGAGCTTCTGGACGTGGCCCAGACCGCCATCACCATGATGTACGTGCTGGAGGAGCAACACGGGGTCGACATCGAACAGGCCCTGGCCGAGCACATCGAGAAGCTGCTGGCCAAGGGATACCTGAAGCTGTAACGGGGGGTCGGCATTGCGCACTGGGATGGTGTTCCTTTCCGCGCTGGTCCTTTGCCTGGTGTTGACACCTCTGGTAAGGAAGCTGGCCCTACACATGGGGGCGGTGGTCAAGCCCTCCGGGCGCAGCGTTCACCTCCGCCCCATACCCCACCTGGGCGGGGTGGCCATATACGTTTCCTTTGCCGTGGCTGTCCTTCTGGCGGGCGGCGCCGCCGCGCCGGTGGTGAGGGGGACGCTGCTCGCCGGCCTGTTCATCTGCCTCTGGGGGGTGTGGGACGATTTCTCCCCCATGCCGGCCTGGCGCAAGGTGCTAGGGCAGCTCCTGGCCGCCGGCATCCTGGTGGCCCACGGGCTCACCATCCCCTGGCTGGTCGGCCCGTGGGACCGGTACATCGACCTGGGCTGGCTGGAGATCCCCCTGACCGTGTTCTGGCTGGTGGCCATGATGAACGTGATCAACCTGGTGGACGGTCTGGACGGGCTGGCCGCAGGTATCAGCTGCATTGCCTCCTTCACCCTGTTCTTCGTGGCCCGGGGTCAGGGGGTACCGGAGGCCCTCCTCATGACCACCGCCCTGGCCGGGTGCACGGCAGGCTTCTTGCGTTACAACTTCAACCCCGCCCGCATCTTCATGGGTGATGCGGGGGCTCTCTTCCTGGGGCTCGCCCTGGGGTCGGTATCGGTGGCCGGTGCCATGAAGACGGCCACCGTCATCGCCGTCATCATCCCCCTGGTGGCCCTGGGTATCCCCGTCCTGGACACCGCCTTCGCCATCCTTCGCCGCCTGCGGGACGGCCGTCCCATCTACGAGGCGGACCGCGACCACCTGCACCACCGCCTGCTGGGGATGGGGCTCAGCCAGCGGCAGGCCGTGCTGGTGATGTACTTCCTCAGCCTGGTGTGCGGTGTGGTGGCGGTGAGCCTGAGCCGGGTGCGGGTTGAGCTGGGCCTGGGCATCGCGGCGGTCGCCGCCCTGGTCATTCTCCTGGGCGGGCGCTGGTTCGGTTTGCTCCACGCCCGAAACGGTCGCACCAGGCACTGATGGATGCCGTGCGGGTGATGGCGGTGTTCGGCACCCGGCCGGAGGCCATCAAGACGGCGCCGGTGGTCCTGGAGCTGCGCAAGGATGGCCGCTTTGCCGTGGAGGTGGCGGTCACCGCCCAGCACCGGGAGATGCTGGACCAGGTGCTGGAGCACTTCGGCATCGCGCCCGAATACGACCTGGACATCATGCTGCCCGGCCAGACCCTCACCCAGACCACCGTACGCGGCCTCGCCCGCCTGGAGAGGGTGCTGCGGCGGGCGCGTCCCGACCTGGTGCTGGTGCACGGGGACACGGTCACCACCATGGTGGGTGCGCTGGCGGCCTTCTACCAGCAGATCCCCGTCGGGCACGTGGAGGCCGGATTACGCACCCGTCACAAGTACGCTCCCTTCCCCGAGGAGATGTGCCGGCACCTCACCGGGGTGCTGGCCGATCTTCACTTCGCCCCCACCGCCCGTTCCCGGCAGAACCTGCTGGAAGAGGGGGTCCCCCCGCAGAGGATTTGCGTCACGGGCAATACCGTCATCGATGCCCTGTTGTGGACGGTGCGCCCCGATTACCGCTTCCGCCATCCCCGCCTTGCCGGGATGGACTTCCA
This genomic interval from Bacillota bacterium contains the following:
- a CDS encoding MraY family glycosyltransferase codes for the protein MRTGMVFLSALVLCLVLTPLVRKLALHMGAVVKPSGRSVHLRPIPHLGGVAIYVSFAVAVLLAGGAAAPVVRGTLLAGLFICLWGVWDDFSPMPAWRKVLGQLLAAGILVAHGLTIPWLVGPWDRYIDLGWLEIPLTVFWLVAMMNVINLVDGLDGLAAGISCIASFTLFFVARGQGVPEALLMTTALAGCTAGFLRYNFNPARIFMGDAGALFLGLALGSVSVAGAMKTATVIAVIIPLVALGIPVLDTAFAILRRLRDGRPIYEADRDHLHHRLLGMGLSQRQAVLVMYFLSLVCGVVAVSLSRVRVELGLGIAAVAALVILLGGRWFGLLHARNGRTRH
- a CDS encoding low molecular weight protein arginine phosphatase, with product MAGEGKVLFVCAGNTCRSPMAAALFRRLIDEEWSDQLGKLQVLSAGICAQEGDAASPQAVSVMARRGLDLTSHRARRLQPEMVREATWVLTMTGAQRYELLRMVPEARDRVFVLKYFPPGEDEPGPQHDVGDPVRRPEEVYEEVARELEQALRRVAGYLAEQDC
- the wecB gene encoding UDP-N-acetylglucosamine 2-epimerase (non-hydrolyzing); its protein translation is MAVFGTRPEAIKTAPVVLELRKDGRFAVEVAVTAQHREMLDQVLEHFGIAPEYDLDIMLPGQTLTQTTVRGLARLERVLRRARPDLVLVHGDTVTTMVGALAAFYQQIPVGHVEAGLRTRHKYAPFPEEMCRHLTGVLADLHFAPTARSRQNLLEEGVPPQRICVTGNTVIDALLWTVRPDYRFRHPRLAGMDFQGGRVIAVDVHRRENFGAPMRSIFRGLRRLVRERADVLLVVSVHRNPQVVAVAEEFLSGIPRTELLEPLDYPDWANLMNRCYLVITDSGGLQEEAPALGKPVLVLREVTERPEALEAGTVKLVGADGDALFREAVLLLDDAGAYGRMATAKNPYGDGRAAWRIAAALRHHFLGENPPVDFV
- a CDS encoding TIGR01440 family protein, with the translated sequence MGWEAIRDSVARATLELIEVAGFEPGSLLVVGCSTSEVLGYRIGKGSSLEVGRVIAGTLLEILHPRGMYLAAQGCEHINRSLVVEKEYQERHHLEEVTVWPVPRAGGAFASAAIDLFRHPVMVRAVQAQAGMDIGHTLIGMHIKPVAVPVRLDVTHVGKACLVLARSRPPLVGGERAVYRRPGTPVPPPDK
- a CDS encoding MazG-like family protein translates to MKVPACETKTVALPRLNNLRPTLESTALKLMEEAGELGAAIGKLRGMNGEQVTAAGPTVYRAICRELLDVAQTAITMMYVLEEQHGVDIEQALAEHIEKLLAKGYLKL
- a CDS encoding dCMP deaminase family protein; its protein translation is MAGTPDRPPAVRDRLPQRPSWDEYFMQVARVVAGRSTCLRRQVGAVIVRDKRILATGYNGAPTGLPHCLDIGCLRDQVGALSGERQEICRASHAEQNALVQAARYGIAVEGGTLYCTTFPCSICAKMLVNAGIRRVVYEEEYRDPLAREILDLAGVEVVQLEGPRLRDEDRSPAPAE